A genome region from Streptomyces sp. S4.7 includes the following:
- a CDS encoding MFS transporter, whose amino-acid sequence MVNTVDTTAGAPEGTAPRRPGYGQLLRTPGAWTFLLPGFAARQPFAMLTIGIVLLVQHTSGSYGSAGIVAAVTGVSMALFAPQNGKLADRFGQRAVLVPGVLLHAASVTALTVLALAGAPLWALFVAAVPTGASVPQVGPMVRARWAALLGSSEERARLLPTAAAFESVTDEFTFVIGPVLATALCTGVHPAAGLIAEGVLTLAGGLLFAARKGTQPRPAGRRAGGSKRTSGSGTSTEARASALSVPGVRVLAVVFLGIGSVFGGMQVSLTAFAEEIGNPGANGLLYGVFAAGNMLAGIACGAVAWKIGPRRRLIAGYAGLTLAASGLWAVHSVPALAALGLLVGLCIAPALISGYTLIEPLVPAGARTEAFTWLTGSVALGQAGAVTAAGQLADAHGASAGFVVPLVGTALALVTLVAQRSRLTPKAPGRVAARGMGHRVPVAVD is encoded by the coding sequence GCCCGGGTTACGGGCAGTTGCTGCGTACACCCGGCGCCTGGACGTTCCTGCTTCCCGGCTTCGCCGCGCGACAGCCCTTCGCGATGCTGACGATCGGCATCGTCCTACTCGTCCAGCACACCTCCGGTTCGTACGGCAGCGCGGGCATCGTCGCCGCCGTCACCGGTGTCTCCATGGCGCTCTTCGCGCCGCAGAACGGCAAGCTCGCCGACCGGTTCGGCCAGCGCGCGGTGCTGGTGCCCGGAGTGCTCCTGCACGCGGCCTCCGTCACCGCCCTGACGGTGCTCGCGCTGGCGGGCGCGCCCCTGTGGGCGCTGTTCGTCGCCGCCGTACCGACGGGCGCCTCGGTCCCGCAGGTGGGGCCGATGGTCCGGGCCCGCTGGGCGGCCTTGCTCGGCTCCTCCGAGGAGCGGGCGCGGCTGCTGCCGACGGCCGCCGCCTTCGAGTCCGTCACGGACGAGTTCACCTTCGTCATCGGGCCGGTCCTGGCGACCGCGCTGTGCACCGGTGTGCACCCGGCGGCCGGGCTGATCGCCGAGGGGGTGCTGACCCTGGCGGGCGGGCTGCTGTTCGCCGCGCGGAAGGGCACCCAGCCGAGGCCCGCGGGGCGGCGTGCGGGCGGCTCGAAGCGTACGAGCGGATCCGGTACCTCTACCGAGGCGCGCGCCTCGGCGCTGTCCGTACCCGGCGTACGCGTCCTGGCCGTGGTCTTCCTCGGCATCGGCTCGGTCTTCGGCGGGATGCAGGTCTCGCTCACGGCCTTCGCCGAGGAGATCGGCAACCCCGGCGCGAACGGCCTTCTGTACGGAGTCTTCGCCGCCGGCAACATGCTCGCCGGTATCGCGTGCGGTGCCGTCGCCTGGAAGATCGGGCCCCGCCGCCGGCTCATCGCCGGGTACGCGGGCCTGACACTGGCCGCCTCAGGGCTGTGGGCCGTGCACTCGGTACCCGCGCTCGCCGCACTCGGCCTGCTGGTCGGGCTCTGCATCGCGCCCGCGCTGATCAGCGGCTACACGCTGATCGAGCCGCTGGTCCCCGCCGGGGCCCGTACGGAGGCCTTCACGTGGCTGACGGGCTCGGTCGCGCTGGGCCAGGCGGGCGCGGTCACGGCCGCCGGGCAACTGGCGGACGCGCACGGCGCGAGCGCCGGGTTCGTGGTGCCCCTGGTGGGCACCGCGCTGGCCCTTGTCACGCTCGTCGCCCAGCGCTCGCGGCTCACGCCGAAGGCGCCGGGCCGCGTCGCCGCGCGTGGAATGGGTCACCGCGTGCCGGTGGCAGTGGACTGA
- a CDS encoding FmdB family zinc ribbon protein → MPTYQYQCTECGEGLEAVQKFTDDSLTVCPACEGRLKKVFSAVGIVFKGSGFYRNDSRGSSSSSTPAKAGASNGSGESSGSSDKSSGSSSSDSKSASTSSTGSSSSSSGSGSSGSGSSGSKSSASTGSSSGSSAA, encoded by the coding sequence GTGCCGACCTATCAGTACCAGTGCACCGAATGTGGCGAGGGCCTTGAGGCGGTGCAGAAATTCACCGACGATTCCCTCACCGTGTGCCCCGCGTGCGAAGGACGCCTGAAGAAGGTGTTCTCCGCGGTCGGCATCGTCTTCAAGGGCTCCGGTTTCTACCGGAACGACAGCCGCGGCTCGTCGTCGAGCAGCACGCCGGCCAAGGCGGGCGCGTCGAACGGCTCGGGTGAGTCGAGCGGTTCGAGCGACAAGTCGTCGGGTTCGTCGTCGTCGGACTCCAAGTCCGCGTCCACGTCCTCGACCGGGTCTTCGTCGTCCTCGTCCGGTTCGGGATCGTCCGGTTCGGGTTCCTCCGGCTCGAAGTCGAGCGCTTCGACCGGCAGCTCCAGCGGCTCCTCCGCCGCCTGA
- a CDS encoding S-methyl-5'-thioadenosine phosphorylase yields MATKANAEGSETAEIGVIGGSGLYSFLDDVTEVTVDTPYGAPSDSLFIGDVEGRRVAFLPRHGRAHDIAPHRINYRANLWALRSVGVRQVLGPCAVGGLREEFGPGTLLVPDQLVDRTKARTQTYYDGVPLPGGGASKVVHISLADPYCPEGRQAALAAARGREWEPVDGGTLVVVEGPRFSTRAESRWHASMGWSVVGMTGHPEAVLARELGLCYTSLTLVTDLDAGAETGEGVSHEEVLKVFASNVDRLRTVLFDTVGGLQAGETRDCLCSHALDGIDTGLELP; encoded by the coding sequence ATGGCGACCAAGGCGAACGCAGAGGGCTCGGAGACCGCGGAGATCGGCGTCATCGGCGGCTCGGGTCTGTACTCATTCCTCGACGACGTGACCGAGGTCACCGTCGACACCCCCTACGGGGCGCCCAGCGACTCGCTGTTCATCGGCGATGTCGAGGGCAGGCGCGTCGCGTTCCTGCCCCGCCACGGGCGCGCGCACGACATCGCGCCGCACCGCATCAACTACCGCGCCAATCTGTGGGCGCTGCGGTCCGTCGGCGTACGGCAGGTGCTCGGCCCGTGCGCCGTGGGCGGACTGCGGGAGGAGTTCGGCCCGGGGACGCTGCTCGTGCCGGACCAGTTGGTGGACCGTACGAAGGCGCGCACCCAGACGTACTACGACGGGGTGCCGCTGCCCGGTGGCGGCGCTTCCAAGGTCGTCCACATCTCGCTGGCCGATCCCTACTGCCCCGAAGGGCGCCAGGCGGCGCTCGCCGCGGCGCGCGGCCGCGAGTGGGAGCCGGTGGACGGCGGGACGCTGGTCGTTGTCGAGGGACCGCGCTTCTCGACCCGCGCCGAATCACGGTGGCACGCGTCGATGGGCTGGTCGGTGGTCGGTATGACGGGTCACCCCGAGGCCGTGCTCGCCCGTGAACTGGGGCTCTGCTACACGTCGTTGACGCTCGTGACCGATCTGGACGCCGGGGCCGAGACGGGTGAGGGCGTCTCGCACGAGGAAGTGCTGAAGGTCTTCGCCTCCAATGTCGACCGGCTGCGCACGGTGCTGTTCGACACCGTGGGCGGATTGCAGGCGGGCGAGACTCGGGACTGCCTCTGCTCGCACGCGCTGGACGGCATCGACACGGGGCTTGAACTGCCGTAA
- a CDS encoding MscL family protein, protein MSKEKESVLEGFKAFLTRGNVIDLAVAVVIGAAFTNVVNSLVQGVINPVVGAFGTKNLDRYTSCLRSPCETNAAGEVVSGIPIMWGTVLSSTLSFLITAAVVYFLMVLPMAKYLARRARQQAAKERVEEVLELTELEVLKEIRDALVAHQRGPGPSAP, encoded by the coding sequence GTGAGCAAGGAGAAGGAGAGCGTGCTGGAGGGCTTCAAGGCCTTCCTGACGCGTGGCAACGTGATCGACCTCGCGGTCGCGGTGGTCATCGGCGCCGCGTTCACCAACGTGGTGAACTCCCTGGTGCAAGGCGTCATCAATCCGGTCGTCGGCGCGTTCGGCACCAAGAACCTGGACCGCTACACCTCGTGTCTGCGGTCCCCCTGCGAGACGAACGCGGCGGGCGAGGTGGTGTCGGGAATCCCGATCATGTGGGGGACGGTGCTGAGCTCGACCCTCAGCTTCCTGATCACCGCCGCCGTCGTGTACTTCCTGATGGTCCTGCCGATGGCCAAGTACCTGGCCAGGCGCGCCCGGCAGCAGGCCGCCAAGGAGCGGGTGGAGGAAGTGCTGGAGTTGACCGAGCTGGAGGTCCTGAAGGAGATCAGGGACGCCCTGGTGGCTCATCAGCGGGGGCCGGGGCCGAGCGCGCCCTAG
- a CDS encoding P1 family peptidase has product MAINDALTDVAGIRVGHARVAGDRALSGTTVVLAPEGGAVAAVDVRGGGPGTRETDALDPRNLVQRVEALVLTGGSAFGLDSAAGVMAWLEEHGRGVRVGPDPSQVVPVVPAACVFDLGRGGDWRARPDAATGRAAVEAAARTESGAPVAEGAFGAGTGAVVGQLKGGVGTASARLPSGTTVAALVVANAAGSAVDPLTGVLYGRYFLGRPGFPPAAVHEAALARLAGIRERDGRPPLNTTLAVVATDADLSKAQAQKLAGTAHDGIARAVRPVHLLNDGDTVFTLATGERPLEAGDPLALNELLAAGADAVTRAIVRAMVAAEGVDGPGGTFPAYRDLYGTD; this is encoded by the coding sequence ATGGCAATCAATGACGCACTGACGGATGTGGCGGGGATCCGGGTCGGCCACGCGCGGGTGGCCGGGGACCGGGCGCTCAGCGGTACGACGGTCGTCCTCGCGCCCGAGGGCGGGGCGGTCGCCGCCGTGGACGTACGGGGCGGTGGGCCCGGCACCCGGGAGACCGATGCGCTGGATCCGCGCAATCTGGTCCAGCGGGTGGAGGCCCTCGTGCTGACCGGGGGCAGCGCGTTCGGGCTCGACTCCGCGGCCGGGGTGATGGCGTGGCTGGAGGAGCACGGGCGGGGTGTGCGGGTCGGGCCGGATCCGTCCCAGGTGGTGCCGGTCGTCCCGGCCGCCTGCGTCTTCGACCTGGGGCGCGGTGGCGACTGGCGGGCCCGCCCGGACGCCGCCACCGGCCGCGCGGCGGTGGAGGCGGCGGCCCGTACGGAATCGGGGGCGCCGGTCGCCGAGGGGGCGTTCGGGGCCGGGACCGGGGCCGTGGTGGGGCAGCTGAAGGGCGGGGTCGGTACGGCGAGCGCGCGGCTGCCGTCCGGGACCACCGTCGCGGCGCTGGTCGTCGCCAACGCGGCGGGCTCCGCGGTCGATCCGCTGACGGGCGTACTGTACGGGCGGTACTTCCTGGGCCGTCCCGGCTTTCCGCCGGCCGCTGTGCACGAGGCGGCCCTCGCGCGTCTTGCCGGGATCCGCGAGCGCGACGGGCGGCCTCCGCTGAACACCACGCTCGCCGTCGTGGCGACCGACGCCGACCTCTCCAAGGCCCAGGCGCAGAAGCTCGCGGGGACGGCGCACGACGGCATCGCGCGCGCCGTCCGTCCTGTACATCTGCTCAACGACGGCGACACCGTCTTCACGCTCGCCACGGGGGAACGCCCGCTCGAAGCCGGGGATCCGCTGGCGCTCAACGAGCTGCTCGCGGCTGGCGCCGACGCCGTGACCAGGGCGATCGTGCGGGCGATGGTGGCGGCGGAGGGGGTCGACGGACCGGGCGGCACGTTCCCCGCGTACCGCGACCTGTACGGCACGGACTGA
- a CDS encoding DUF6227 family protein codes for MNDPYETSETHLERLLGRALNSFDLPDAVIERLDSALAHASSMRSSHHSAGLHRETYRHTYLLADSTALTLWELVHNTGRDGAEQHELYTDEHEVRLAASRLRRPGGAVGTGKAAVPSTDPLDSTADSDSLFESRFEPGLGGSLDPSFESDLAADLELLSGLLTAPLTPLPRVYHPDNSADHARRVLRRAENTDRPGEEIAGPLRAAFAHQITQVFGRHGHVEGKDAGFTLYEHAFLLLDGTETSLWEVEHTATPDGRHMCEVYAAQSAAREAMELRARVR; via the coding sequence TTGAACGATCCGTATGAGACAAGCGAGACGCATCTTGAGCGTCTTCTGGGTCGGGCACTCAACTCCTTCGATCTGCCCGACGCCGTGATCGAGCGGCTCGACTCCGCTCTGGCACACGCCAGTTCAATGCGGTCCTCGCACCACAGTGCGGGACTGCATCGCGAGACCTACCGGCATACCTACCTGCTTGCCGACAGCACCGCCCTCACCCTCTGGGAGCTGGTCCACAACACCGGGCGCGACGGCGCCGAACAGCACGAGCTCTACACCGACGAGCACGAGGTGCGCCTCGCCGCCTCCCGGTTACGCCGCCCCGGCGGCGCGGTCGGTACGGGCAAGGCCGCCGTTCCCTCCACCGACCCCCTCGATTCCACCGCCGATTCCGATTCGCTCTTCGAGTCCCGTTTCGAGCCCGGTCTCGGCGGAAGTCTCGATCCCAGCTTCGAGTCCGACCTCGCGGCCGATCTCGAACTGCTCAGCGGACTGCTGACAGCGCCGCTGACACCACTGCCCCGGGTGTACCACCCGGACAACTCCGCCGACCACGCACGCCGGGTGCTGCGCCGCGCGGAGAACACGGACCGGCCGGGCGAGGAGATCGCGGGACCGCTGCGGGCCGCCTTCGCCCACCAGATCACCCAGGTCTTCGGCCGGCACGGTCATGTCGAGGGCAAGGACGCCGGATTCACGCTGTACGAGCACGCGTTCCTGCTGCTCGACGGCACGGAGACCAGCCTGTGGGAGGTCGAGCACACGGCGACGCCGGACGGCCGTCACATGTGTGAGGTGTACGCCGCGCAGAGCGCCGCGCGCGAAGCCATGGAGCTCCGCGCGCGGGTCAGATGA